The Blattabacterium sp. (Blatta orientalis) str. Tarazona genome contains the following window.
TTGTAAAGTAACTAAGGGAAGAAGATATTTTAGTTTTAGTGCTATTGTTATTAAAGGAAATGAAAATGGGATGGTTGGTTATGGATTTGGAAAATCTAAAGAAGCACCAGATGCAATCCATAAGGCAGGAGAGCAAGCAAAAAGAAGTTTATGTAAAGTTTGCATATCCAATGGAACAATTCCTCATGAACAAGAAGCTAAATATGGTGGAGCCCGTATTCTTATTAAACCTGCATCTGAAGGGACCGGAATTATAGCAGGAGGTCCTCTGAGGGCTGTTCTTGAAGCCGCCGGATTAAGAAATGTTTTATCAAAATCTAAAGGATCATCCAATCCACATAATGTTATTAAGGCTACGATAAAGGCGCTTAGCTATATGAGAGATGCAAAAAAAATAGCTAAACAAAGAGGAATTTCTATTAGAAAAGTATATAATGGATAAAATACGATTTTTAATTTATGCAATTATTAAATTTTTTAACGCCAAAAATAGGATCTAGAAAAAAAAAAACTAGATTGGGAAGAGGACAAGGATCTGGAAAGGGAGGAACCTGTGGAAGAGGACATAAGGGGACTAAGTCTCGTTCCGGATATTCTAAAAAACCTGGTTTTGAAGGCGGACAAATGCCCCTACAAAGAAGGATTCCTAAATTCGGATTTATAAATATTTCCAGAAAGAAATATTCTGTAATTAGTTTAGATACTTTGCAAGATTGGATAAAAAAAGGAAAAATTTCGGATAAAAAAATTATTAATAAACAAGTATTATTAGATAATAATCTAGTTAGAAAAAAAAAGAATTTGATAAAAATTTTGTCAGGAAGAAAAA
Protein-coding sequences here:
- the rpsE gene encoding 30S ribosomal protein S5 codes for the protein MAAFLSEKEKKTKYSGLELKERLVGVTRVCKVTKGRRYFSFSAIVIKGNENGMVGYGFGKSKEAPDAIHKAGEQAKRSLCKVCISNGTIPHEQEAKYGGARILIKPASEGTGIIAGGPLRAVLEAAGLRNVLSKSKGSSNPHNVIKATIKALSYMRDAKKIAKQRGISIRKVYNG
- the rplO gene encoding 50S ribosomal protein L15; translation: MQLLNFLTPKIGSRKKKTRLGRGQGSGKGGTCGRGHKGTKSRSGYSKKPGFEGGQMPLQRRIPKFGFINISRKKYSVISLDTLQDWIKKGKISDKKIINKQVLLDNNLVRKKKNLIKILSGRKKLQYSLKIEAHKFSRKAVFFIKKSGGEALFISR